The following proteins are co-located in the Macaca thibetana thibetana isolate TM-01 chromosome 6, ASM2454274v1, whole genome shotgun sequence genome:
- the LOC126956869 gene encoding peptidyl-prolyl cis-trans isomerase A — protein MVNPTVFFDIAVDGEPLGRVSFELFADKVPKTAENFRALSTGEKGFGYKGSCFHRIIPGFMCQGGDFTRHNGTGGKSIYGEKFEDENFILKHTGPGILSMANAGPNTNGSQFFICTAKTEWLDGKHVVFGKVKEGMNIVEAMERFGSRNGKTSKKITIADCGQLE, from the coding sequence ATGGTCAACCCTACCGTGTTCTTTGACATTGCCGTCGACGGCGAGCCTTTGGGCCGCGTCTCCTTCGAGCTGTTTGCAGACAAggttccaaagacagcagaaaattttcgtgctctgagcactggagagaaaggatttggttataagggttcctgctttcacagaattattccagggtttatgtgtcagggtggtgacttcacacgccataatggcactggtggcaagtccatctatggggagaaatttgaagatgagaacttcatcctaaagcatacaggtcctggcatcttgtccatggcaaatgctggacccaacacaaatggttcccagtttttcatctgcactgccaagactgagtggttggatggcaagcatgtggtctttggcaaagtgaaagaaggcatgaatattgtggaggccatggagcgctttgggtccaggaatggcaagaccagcaagaagatcaccattgctgactgtggacaactcgaataa